ACGTGCCGTCCTGCCGCGCGTGATGAGGCGCGCCGACCGGCTGGTCTCGGTCTCACCGGTGGCGTCCACCGAGGCGACGGGCCGAGCCGTCGTGGTCCCGCCGGGCGTCGACTCCGACGTGTTCGTGCCCGGGGGCCCGCCGGCCGGCCAGGACGTCGTCTACGTCGGCCGCCTCCAGCGCACCTCGCGCTGGAAAGGCGTGGAGACGCTGCTCGAGGCCCTCGCCCGGCTCTCCTCCCCCGAGGCCCGGCTCGTGCTCGTCGGCGACGGCGACGACGTGCCGTGGCTGCGCTCGCGCGCCACGGACCTCGGCATCGCCGACCGCGTGGTGTGGCGCGGGAGCCTGCACGGCGACGACCTCGTGCACGCCTACCAGGATGCGGCCGTCGTCGTGCTGCCCTCGCTCACCGAGTCGGAGTCGTTCGGGATGACGCTGATCGAGGCGATGTCGTGCGGACGGCCGGTCGTGGGCAGCGCCGTCGGCGGCATCCCCTACGTCGTGCGTGACGGCGTCGACGGGCTGCTCGTGCCGCCCGGCGACGCCACCGCCCTCGCGGCCGCCCTCGACCGCCTGCTGTCCTCGCCGTCGGAGCGGATCCGCCTCGGCGACGCCGGCCGCGCGGCCGCGGTCGAGCGGTGGGACTGGCGCCACAGCCTCGCCGGGACCCTCGGGGTGCTCCGGGACGCCGCGACCGCGCGCCCCCCGCAGGAGGGGACGCACGGCCGGTCTGTGCTGCGGTAGGTCAGCTCGCCTTGGCGGCGGCCACCGCGTTGCGGAAGGCCTGCCACGACGGCTTCGGGGTGCCGTCCAGGTGCCGCAGACCGAAGGAGGCCTCCTTGCGCGTGCTCGCCGCGAGGTCCTGGTTGGTGTACCAGAAGAACGACTGCACGTAGGGGTCGGCGTCGGCCTTCGCGACCGCGTCCTTGGCGATGGAGGCCTGCCAGGCCTCGGTCACGTGGTCGGTCGTGGCGGTCGTCGTGGCCCAGGTCCCGTCCCCGGCCATCCCGTCACCGTCGGTCGGGGCGCCGTACTCCGTCACCCAGATCGGCATGGTGCCGAGGCCGAAGGCGCCGAGGACGGTGCGCAGCGACGTGGGGGTCGCGCTCATCTTGCTCCACGCCGACCAGGTCGCGTAGTAGCTCGCCAGGTAGGGGTAGGTGTAGGGGTGGTAGCTCACCGCGTCCGCGCTGGTGCAGGCGCCGGTGAGGCAGACCGCGTTGAGGAACTCGCGCGGCCCGATCGACGGGGCGGAGTTCTCCAGGGCGGCCAGGCCGCCGACCAGGACCGTCGCCTGCGGGTCGGCCTTCTTGATCGCCGCCGAGGTCGTGGTCAGCAGCGTCGCGTAGCGCACCGGGTCCGGGGTGGGCCAGAACTGGTTGAGGTTGGGCTCGTTCCAGACCTCCCACGTGGTGACGCCGTACGACGAGTAGCGCGCGACCGCGGCGCTCGCGAACGCGGCGAACTGGGCGGGGTCGCGCGGCGGGCACGAGAACCGGGTGCAGTCGGCGTCGCGGGCCCAGGCCGGGGTGTAGGCCAGGATCGGCAGCACCTTGAGCCCGCGGGCCTTCGCGGCGAGCACGACGCGGTCGAAGCCGCCCCAGCTCCAGCTGGTCGGCCCGCCGCCCTGCACGGTGGTCCACGACAGGTCGGCGCGGATCCACCCGAGGCCCAGCGCGGTGGCGTCGTCGAGGGTCGCGTCCAGGTCGGCCTGGCTCATGCGGCTCAGCCGCTCGCCGTACGACATGCCGAAGCGGGGGGCGGTGCCGGTGGTGGCCGTCGCAGGCGCCGTGCTCGTGGCGGGCGCCGTGCTCGTCGTGGGCGCCGTGCTCGTGGCGGGCGCCGTGCTCGTCGTCGCGCTGGTCGTGCTGGTCGGCGCGGGCTCCGTGGTGGTCGTGGTCGGCGAGGAGATCGTCGTCGTCGTGGTGGCGACCGTCGTGGTGGAGGCGGTCGGCGAGCTGGTGGCCGTGCTGGTCGGCGTGCTCGTGCTGGTGCTGGTCGACGCGGTGGGGCTCGCGCTGATCGTGGTCGTGGTCGTGGTGGCCGACGGCTTCTTGGCGCCCTTGGCCGCGGAGGCCGCGGACATGGAGAGCCCGGCGACGATCGTGGCGAGCAGGACGGCGAGGCCGAGGAACGCTGCAAGGGCAGCGCGGAGCGAGGTGGATCGCATGGTGGTGGGTTCCCTTCCCCCGATGGGTAAGTGAAAGGTAAAGGGCAAATCCGGCTATCCCGGTCGTTCTGGGACTCGGTCAGGACACGGCCGACGGGACTGGTGGCCAAGGTCCCGGCGGCCCCAGGACGGGCGTCCGGGGGTGCCTGTCCGATCGGTGGAGCCCAGGCCCCCGGGTCAGCCCCGCGAGGCCACCGGAGCCGCCGCGACCGCGGTCCGCCAGGCCAGCCAGGCCGGCTTGCGGCTGCCGTCGAGGCGGCGCAGGCCGAAGGACGACTCGCGCAGGCTGGTGTCCGCCAGGTCGCGGTCGGTGTACCAGAACAGCGCGGTCACGTCGGCGTTGCGGACCGCCTGCGTCACCACGTCGGTGGCGACGATCGCCTGGTAGGCCTCGCTCACGTGGTCGGTGCCCGGCAGGACCTGCGTGCCGTCGGTGCCGAGTCCCAGGCCCTTGGTCGGCGCGCCGTACTCGGTCACCCACACGCGCTTGTGGCGGTAGCCCCACCGGTTGAGGATGCTGCGCAGCGACCACGAGGTGTGGTTGATCTTGCTCCACGCCGAGGTCGACGAGTCCTGCCCGGCGAGGTAGGGGTAGGTGTAGGGGTGGTAGCTCACCGCGCTCATCGACCCGCACCCGCGGGCCTTGCAGACCGCGGTGAGGAACTGGCGGGGACCGATCGACGGCGGACGGTTCTCCAGCGCCGACAGGCCACCGAGCAGCACGACCGCCCTGGGGTCGACCGACCGGATGCCGCGGAACGTCACGCGCAGCAGGGTCGCGTAGCGCTGCGGGTCCGGCGACGGCCAGAAGATCGAGAGGTTGGGCTCGTTCCAGACCTCCCAGTGGTGGACGCCGCGCGACTTGTAGCGCTGCACCGCCGCCTTGGCGAAGGTCGCGAACCGGCCCGCGCGGTGCGGCGGGCACGAGAACCGCACGCAGCCGGCGTCCCGGGCCCAGGCCGGGGTCCAGGTGAGGATCGGGAGCACGCGCAGGCCGCGGGCCCGGGCGCCCTTGACCACGCGGTCGGTGCCGGACCAGTCGTACGACGACGGGCCGGCGGCCTGGATCGTGGTCCAGGAGAAGTCCATCCGGATCCAGCGGATGCCGAGCCGCTGGGCGTCGTCGAGGGTCGCGTCGAGCCGCTTCTGGCTCATCCGGCTCAGCCGCTCGCCGTACGAGACGCCGAAGACGGTGGCCGGCTTGGTGGTGGCCCGAGACCGCGTGGTGGGTGCGGCGGTGGCCGAGGTGGACAGCACGAGAAGGCTGACCACCAGGCTGCCGAGCACTGCCGCCAGGACGGCGCGCAGCACAGGCTTCATCAAGGTCTCCCTCCCCCGACGGATTGCCCTCGACGCTAGCGGCCCGACGCCCGGTCTGTCCGGGTTTCGGGACTTTCCTCAGAGGCGGACGAGCTTGCCCCACAGGTGGGGCTGGAGCTCCTGGCCGACCGCGGCCATGTCCATCGCGAACCACAGGTCGCCCTCGACCAGGCCGTACATCCGCTGCCCGGCGGTGACCTCCTTGGCCGTGCCGGCGCGCATCACCGCGTCGGTGGTCAGGTGCAGGCGGGCGCCGTCGACCTTGCCGTGCCACAGCTCGCTGATGCCGATGTTGTGGGTGAGCAGCCACTCCACCTCGCCGCCCTCGTGGCAGCGCAGGAAGCCGGTCTCCTGGGCGGCGTCGCGGACCTTGTTGCCCTCGGCGTCGGTGACCCACGAGCGGGCCATGTAGTGGAAGAAGGGCCGGCCGTCCTGCTGGAAGATCAGCTCCTGGCCCCAGGTGAACTTGTCGATCGTGGGGTAGTCGCCCTCGCCGTTGCCGCGCCAGCCGCCCAGCAGCCAGGCCAGGGGCGCGCAGTTGGGGTGGATGTTCTCGGGGATCTCGAAGGGCACGCGGTTCTGTCTCTCGTTTGCTCGGGGCCGGTCAGCGGTCGTGCTGGCTGTCGACGGCCTTGCGGAGGAGGTAGAGCGCCACGACGCCACCCAGCAGGAGCAGGATGACCATGAGGGCGACGAGGACGGGCTCCATCCCGAGGATCGTACCGGGGCTAGCGTTCTCGGCATGACGTCCCAGAGGTCGCTCGTGGTCAAGCTCACCGCCGGTGCTTCCGAGCCCGAGCGGGCCAACCAGGCGTTCACGGTCGCCGCGACCGCCGCCGCGTCCGGGGTGCCGGTCTCGCTGTGGCTGACCGGCGAGGCGGTGTGGTTCGCCGTCCCGGGGCGGGCCTCGTCGTTCCACCTCGAGCTCGCCACCCCGCTGGCCGAGCTGCTCTCCGCCGTCCTCTCGCTGGGCACCGTGACCGTCTGCGGCCAGTGCGCGGCCCGCCGCTCGCTCGCGCTCGAGGACCTCGTGGAGGGTGCCCGCATCGCCGGGGCGGCGACGTTCGTCGAGGAGTCCCTGGCCGAGGGGGCCCAGGCGCTCGTCTACTGACGCACCCCGGCCCTGCGGACCGGCACGACGCGGGGCGCGAGGACCCTGCCCCGCTCGGGTCGGCCGGCCCGGGGCGGTTGTGCCGGTCCGGGCGGTCGGCGCCGCGAGGTGACCCGACCGGCTGCACGGGGCCCGGGTCGGGCCCCGCCCGCGCGCTCGTCTACTGACCGACCCGGCCCTCCGGACCGGCACGACGCGCGGCGCGAGGACCCTGCCCCGCTCGGCTCGGCCGGCCCGGCGCGGTTGTGCCGGTCCGGATGGTCGGCGCCGCGAGGTGACCCGGGGCAGACTGCCCGCATGCGTGCGGTGGTCCAGCGGGTGAGCTCGGCGTCGGTGACGGTCGCCGGTGAGGTGGTCGGGTCGATCGAGGGGCCGGGGCTGCTCGTCCTCCTCGGCGTGACCCACTCCGACGGCCCGGCCCAGGTCGCGTGGACCGCGCGCAAGGTCTGGGAGACCCGGCTGTTCCCCGACGAGCGGTCGGCCTCCGAGATCGGGGCGCCGGTGCTCGTGGTCAGCCAGTTCACGCTGTACGGCGACGCGCGCAAGGGGCGGCGACCGACCTGGGCCGCGGCGGCCCCGGGGCCGGTGAGCGAGCCGCTCTACGAGGCGGTGTGCGAGGAGCTGGCCCGGCTCGGGGCGCACGTGGAGCGCGGGGTCTTCGCGGCCGACATGCAGGTGGCGCTGGTCAACGACGGGCCGGTCACCCTGGTGCTCGACACGTGACGCCTCGGGCCCGTGGGGCTCAGACCCGGAGCGCTCAGACGGCGAGGGAGAGGGTCTCGCGGGCGCCGAGCTCGAGCTCGACGGGGTGGGAGCGGACCGGGCGGCCGGGCGCGAGCACGCGCAGCTCCCAGGGCCCGGGGGCGGCGAAGAACCGGAAGCCCCCGTCGGGCCCGGTCGGCATCTCGGCCACGAACTCGCCGTCGGGGTCGACCAGCCGCACGTAGGCGCGGGCGAGCGGCTCGCCGTACGCCGTGACCGTGCCCTGGACGACCGTCGCGCGCGCGGCGACCGCGTCGGGCAGCGTGTCGAGGTCGAGGCCGCCGGGAGGGGCCGCGCAGCCGACGGGGAGCGTCACAGCACGTCCCCCGGCTCGCTGCCGC
This genomic window from Nocardioides marmoribigeumensis contains:
- a CDS encoding glycosyltransferase family 4 protein, producing MSAPIRVALVTPYFPPSVGGLERYTHREALALRDDPDFEVVVVTTGTSRRTSVAEEDGVTVVRLAPWLKVSNSPVNGWWPVQLRRLLAHHRIDLVHAHAPTPYLADVAAYVAGRRPVVLTYHSGSMVKGVGGAVDALLTTYERAVLPRVMRRADRLVSVSPVASTEATGRAVVVPPGVDSDVFVPGGPPAGQDVVYVGRLQRTSRWKGVETLLEALARLSSPEARLVLVGDGDDVPWLRSRATDLGIADRVVWRGSLHGDDLVHAYQDAAVVVLPSLTESESFGMTLIEAMSCGRPVVGSAVGGIPYVVRDGVDGLLVPPGDATALAAALDRLLSSPSERIRLGDAGRAAAVERWDWRHSLAGTLGVLRDAATARPPQEGTHGRSVLR
- a CDS encoding GH39 family glycosyl hydrolase; translated protein: MSQADLDATLDDATALGLGWIRADLSWTTVQGGGPTSWSWGGFDRVVLAAKARGLKVLPILAYTPAWARDADCTRFSCPPRDPAQFAAFASAAVARYSSYGVTTWEVWNEPNLNQFWPTPDPVRYATLLTTTSAAIKKADPQATVLVGGLAALENSAPSIGPREFLNAVCLTGACTSADAVSYHPYTYPYLASYYATWSAWSKMSATPTSLRTVLGAFGLGTMPIWVTEYGAPTDGDGMAGDGTWATTTATTDHVTEAWQASIAKDAVAKADADPYVQSFFWYTNQDLAASTRKEASFGLRHLDGTPKPSWQAFRNAVAAAKAS
- a CDS encoding cellulase family glycosylhydrolase, encoding MKPVLRAVLAAVLGSLVVSLLVLSTSATAAPTTRSRATTKPATVFGVSYGERLSRMSQKRLDATLDDAQRLGIRWIRMDFSWTTIQAAGPSSYDWSGTDRVVKGARARGLRVLPILTWTPAWARDAGCVRFSCPPHRAGRFATFAKAAVQRYKSRGVHHWEVWNEPNLSIFWPSPDPQRYATLLRVTFRGIRSVDPRAVVLLGGLSALENRPPSIGPRQFLTAVCKARGCGSMSAVSYHPYTYPYLAGQDSSTSAWSKINHTSWSLRSILNRWGYRHKRVWVTEYGAPTKGLGLGTDGTQVLPGTDHVSEAYQAIVATDVVTQAVRNADVTALFWYTDRDLADTSLRESSFGLRRLDGSRKPAWLAWRTAVAAAPVASRG
- a CDS encoding FABP family protein produces the protein MPFEIPENIHPNCAPLAWLLGGWRGNGEGDYPTIDKFTWGQELIFQQDGRPFFHYMARSWVTDAEGNKVRDAAQETGFLRCHEGGEVEWLLTHNIGISELWHGKVDGARLHLTTDAVMRAGTAKEVTAGQRMYGLVEGDLWFAMDMAAVGQELQPHLWGKLVRL
- a CDS encoding DsrE family protein encodes the protein MTSQRSLVVKLTAGASEPERANQAFTVAATAAASGVPVSLWLTGEAVWFAVPGRASSFHLELATPLAELLSAVLSLGTVTVCGQCAARRSLALEDLVEGARIAGAATFVEESLAEGAQALVY
- the dtd gene encoding D-aminoacyl-tRNA deacylase, translated to MRAVVQRVSSASVTVAGEVVGSIEGPGLLVLLGVTHSDGPAQVAWTARKVWETRLFPDERSASEIGAPVLVVSQFTLYGDARKGRRPTWAAAAPGPVSEPLYEAVCEELARLGAHVERGVFAADMQVALVNDGPVTLVLDT
- a CDS encoding DUF1416 domain-containing protein, yielding MTLPVGCAAPPGGLDLDTLPDAVAARATVVQGTVTAYGEPLARAYVRLVDPDGEFVAEMPTGPDGGFRFFAAPGPWELRVLAPGRPVRSHPVELELGARETLSLAV